The following proteins are encoded in a genomic region of Neorickettsia risticii str. Illinois:
- a CDS encoding FAD-dependent oxidoreductase, which produces MSVGRSLPKVDELYDSEKLAGLHAKFLSSLKEPVGDIVLLASALEAFIVKLFCIEGIFEEKSNSIRRANAIHLCKRSFIERIALREYTKTIPLPTVEQRLRTILNAPKFDELLYAEKVLEWLKEREKYSVELNIAAQYALYMVEAIDKADGAFRVPGETCQCHSSVSLSNCPPKGYCGGLFHLPKRLNFESLIRFERVERDGLVILEKSGYQPRNGFYLADAGLDEASSVDQACYCLICHFRKKDTCRTGFSSTGIGYRKSVLGITQKGCPLGQRISEMNKLYSEGKIIAALAVVTLDNPMCAATGHRICNDCMRSCIYQKQEPVNIPGIETAILDAVLELPFGFEIYSLLTRWNPLHPENQFPKKLSGRKVLISGSGPAGFTLAHYLINEGHTVVLVDGVKIESLPSKYTGRAGYECKSSCSDKCSGHALAGPRRLDCAEDLTAAGKDLCSAEIFPIADGCSVKSKNDFALIRDINELYENLDERVVQGFGGVMEYGITVRWNKNYLKLIRLLLERRENFHVFGGVRFGSNLTIEDCNRLGFGHIALCVGSGSPNIPNITNVLARGVRFASDFLMTLHLGGAFKKDSMTCLQMRMPVVVVGGGLTAVDSATEAFVYYKVQVEKFLQRYDYLISTYGVLEIEKNWNDEEKLIAYEFLSHARKLRTTQNKTQFLKSLGGVKIVYRRRIQDSPAYRINFEELDNALREGVEFIEEVEPLEILLDEYASAKEVVLCLKNGEKLTIKARSVIIATGTKASTALKDTFPSWYDNLEGNISFFGDLDQNYAGSVVSAMASAKDKYHLITEKLLKAPLSEIAENFFAYHESSDKCSNGGASSESKTSDTHCHRSAGSMIGSHTVHKSSDVSLGASDITCYSLQSKVGDLKVAENNYTLDCGEANNYRAIPAKEPTFDRHIVNDYSPETANRRFLGMMEHLLKAEVVEVVALTNNIYELRICAPLAARNFMPGQFYKLQNFHSPFQIEAIALTGSCVDKNNGIISLIVIEVGASSYLCKFLKVAERVVLTGPLGTPTEIPVNENVLLIGGGLGNAVLFSVAEAMKKNGCNVLYFSGYKKLNDRFKVDMIEAFSDCVVWVCDEGKFPSNRTCDASLMGNMIMALEKYIKGEILLPIKAGALDRVITIGSDSLMFAVQRFITKHRHILKPNLKAIASINSPMQCMMQGICAQCIQRRHINGKEEYVYSCVNQDQDMEITDFYFLSQRLKQNSLTEKLNYLYCKSQMEQK; this is translated from the coding sequence ATGTCTGTTGGGCGCAGTCTTCCAAAGGTTGATGAACTGTATGATTCCGAAAAATTGGCAGGACTGCATGCGAAATTCTTATCTTCACTTAAGGAGCCAGTGGGAGATATAGTTTTACTTGCATCTGCTTTAGAGGCCTTTATAGTGAAACTCTTCTGTATAGAAGGGATATTTGAAGAAAAATCTAATTCTATAAGAAGAGCGAACGCAATACATCTCTGCAAGCGGAGTTTTATTGAGAGGATTGCTTTAAGAGAATATACAAAAACAATACCTCTTCCTACAGTAGAGCAAAGACTAAGAACTATTCTAAACGCACCCAAGTTTGATGAACTTTTGTATGCGGAAAAAGTCCTTGAATGGCTTAAGGAGCGAGAAAAATATTCGGTAGAGTTGAATATTGCTGCCCAGTATGCACTGTATATGGTCGAAGCCATAGACAAGGCAGATGGCGCTTTCCGTGTCCCAGGGGAAACTTGCCAGTGTCATTCTAGTGTATCTCTATCAAACTGTCCTCCCAAAGGATATTGTGGTGGTTTATTTCATTTGCCTAAAAGGCTTAATTTTGAATCACTTATACGGTTCGAGCGTGTTGAAAGGGATGGATTGGTTATTCTAGAAAAGAGTGGGTATCAACCACGTAATGGTTTCTACCTAGCCGATGCTGGATTGGATGAAGCGTCCAGTGTGGATCAAGCTTGTTATTGCTTAATATGTCATTTCCGCAAAAAGGATACCTGCAGAACTGGTTTTTCCTCGACAGGGATAGGGTATAGGAAATCAGTATTGGGAATTACACAAAAAGGTTGTCCGCTTGGACAAAGAATTTCTGAGATGAATAAATTATACTCAGAAGGTAAAATTATAGCTGCGTTGGCTGTTGTGACACTCGATAATCCGATGTGTGCTGCTACTGGACACAGGATCTGTAACGACTGCATGCGTTCATGTATTTACCAGAAGCAGGAGCCAGTTAATATTCCGGGAATAGAGACTGCAATTCTGGATGCTGTTCTGGAGTTACCATTCGGTTTTGAAATCTATAGCCTTCTAACAAGGTGGAATCCTTTACATCCTGAAAACCAGTTTCCAAAGAAGCTCTCGGGTAGGAAAGTACTTATTTCTGGTTCTGGTCCAGCTGGTTTTACCCTAGCGCATTATCTCATTAATGAGGGACACACAGTAGTTTTAGTAGATGGTGTCAAAATAGAGTCTTTACCATCAAAGTATACAGGAAGGGCGGGTTATGAATGCAAAAGTTCTTGTTCAGATAAGTGTTCTGGGCATGCTTTAGCAGGGCCACGCAGACTAGATTGTGCTGAAGATCTTACTGCAGCAGGGAAAGATTTGTGTTCAGCAGAGATTTTTCCCATTGCGGATGGATGCTCAGTCAAAAGTAAGAACGACTTTGCATTAATTAGGGATATTAATGAGCTCTACGAAAATCTTGATGAAAGAGTTGTTCAAGGGTTTGGTGGAGTTATGGAGTATGGCATCACGGTTAGATGGAATAAAAATTACCTAAAATTGATAAGGTTACTCCTTGAGAGAAGGGAAAACTTCCATGTTTTTGGTGGAGTGAGATTTGGGTCTAACCTTACCATTGAAGATTGTAACAGGCTAGGATTTGGGCATATAGCACTGTGTGTTGGTAGTGGTAGTCCCAATATCCCCAATATAACTAATGTTCTCGCTAGAGGTGTACGGTTTGCCTCAGATTTTTTAATGACACTTCACCTTGGGGGAGCATTTAAAAAGGATTCGATGACCTGCTTGCAAATGCGTATGCCTGTAGTTGTTGTAGGTGGGGGGCTTACTGCTGTGGATTCCGCAACAGAGGCTTTCGTTTACTATAAGGTTCAGGTCGAGAAATTTTTACAAAGATATGATTACTTAATCAGTACATACGGTGTTCTAGAAATAGAAAAAAATTGGAACGACGAGGAAAAGCTGATAGCATACGAATTTCTTTCACATGCTAGAAAGCTCAGAACAACGCAGAATAAGACACAATTTCTTAAATCGCTTGGTGGTGTGAAGATAGTTTACCGTAGGCGAATACAGGATAGTCCAGCATATCGTATAAATTTCGAGGAACTAGATAACGCGCTACGTGAAGGTGTAGAGTTCATCGAGGAGGTTGAGCCATTAGAAATTCTCCTAGATGAGTATGCCTCTGCAAAAGAAGTAGTACTGTGTCTTAAAAATGGTGAGAAACTTACAATAAAGGCAAGGAGCGTTATTATAGCGACAGGGACTAAGGCCAGTACGGCTTTGAAGGACACATTTCCCTCATGGTACGATAACTTGGAAGGTAATATCAGTTTTTTTGGTGATCTAGATCAGAATTATGCTGGGAGCGTTGTTAGTGCGATGGCTAGTGCAAAAGATAAATACCATCTCATAACAGAGAAGCTGCTGAAAGCTCCTCTCTCAGAAATAGCTGAAAATTTCTTCGCCTACCATGAATCCAGTGATAAGTGTAGCAACGGTGGGGCTTCTAGTGAATCAAAAACGAGTGATACACATTGTCATAGATCAGCAGGTTCCATGATAGGATCTCACACTGTGCATAAATCTAGTGATGTCAGTTTGGGTGCTTCAGACATTACTTGCTACAGTCTCCAGAGCAAAGTAGGTGATCTTAAGGTTGCGGAAAACAATTACACCTTAGATTGCGGTGAGGCCAATAACTACCGTGCAATCCCTGCAAAAGAGCCTACTTTCGACAGGCACATTGTTAATGATTACTCTCCCGAGACCGCTAACAGAAGATTTCTAGGGATGATGGAGCATCTGCTCAAGGCAGAGGTGGTGGAAGTAGTAGCTCTCACAAATAATATTTATGAGCTTCGTATTTGTGCGCCACTTGCTGCTAGGAATTTCATGCCCGGACAGTTCTACAAACTGCAAAACTTTCACTCTCCTTTCCAGATAGAGGCTATTGCTTTAACAGGATCTTGTGTTGACAAAAATAATGGTATTATCTCGCTTATTGTTATAGAGGTAGGTGCATCTTCCTATCTATGTAAGTTTCTGAAAGTAGCGGAAAGGGTTGTTCTTACCGGTCCACTCGGCACACCTACTGAGATTCCAGTAAATGAAAATGTACTTCTGATCGGAGGGGGACTTGGTAATGCAGTGCTGTTCTCTGTAGCTGAGGCAATGAAAAAAAATGGCTGTAATGTGCTTTATTTTTCTGGTTACAAAAAGCTTAACGATCGTTTCAAGGTGGACATGATAGAGGCTTTTTCAGACTGTGTTGTCTGGGTTTGCGACGAAGGAAAATTTCCTTCTAACAGGACTTGTGATGCTTCTCTTATGGGTAATATGATAATGGCTCTAGAAAAGTATATCAAAGGAGAAATATTACTTCCTATAAAAGCTGGAGCACTTGATCGTGTTATTACTATAGGTTCGGATTCCTTGATGTTTGCTGTACAGAGATTTATTACTAAGCATAGACATATCCTCAAACCCAACTTAAAAGCGATTGCATCGATTAATTCGCCGATGCAGTGTATGATGCAAGGTATATGCGCTCAGTGTATACAGAGGAGACACATCAATGGGAAAGAAGAATACGTATACAGTTGTGTCAACCAAGATCAGGATATGGAGATTACGGACTTTTACTTTCTTTCTCAAAGACTAAAACAGAACTCCCTAA
- the fabZ gene encoding 3-hydroxyacyl-ACP dehydratase FabZ — protein sequence MDARDVLLSCEEIKKKIPHRDPFLFLDEVVKIDRESQSIVCRWRPVSNAWFFQGHFPGFPITPGVLLIEALAQAAGVYAMMTVEEKYHKKPFFFASIEKAKFKKPVLPDTQVLLNATLLKKSMSFWKFEAGAYIADELCVEATIMATIQSE from the coding sequence ATGGATGCTAGGGACGTCTTGTTATCTTGTGAGGAGATAAAAAAGAAGATCCCTCATAGGGATCCTTTCCTTTTCTTGGACGAGGTAGTTAAGATTGACAGGGAATCTCAGTCTATAGTTTGTCGTTGGAGGCCTGTTTCTAATGCCTGGTTTTTTCAAGGGCACTTTCCTGGTTTTCCAATTACCCCGGGTGTATTGCTCATTGAGGCCCTTGCTCAGGCTGCTGGTGTATATGCTATGATGACTGTCGAGGAAAAGTACCATAAGAAGCCGTTCTTTTTTGCCTCCATTGAGAAAGCGAAGTTCAAAAAGCCTGTTTTGCCGGACACTCAAGTTCTCCTAAATGCGACTTTATTAAAGAAATCAATGAGTTTTTGGAAGTTTGAAGCTGGGGCTTATATAGCTGATGAGCTCTGCGTAGAGGCGACAATTATGGCGACAATTCAGTCAGAATGA
- a CDS encoding OmpH family outer membrane protein → MRKLPFLFVVSLLSTNLAFADLKVAVADVNVIFESSSEASALMEDIKAKQRAVREKFISTRAAIEERYKGLEKQKDVLSKEAFDEKAKALSDEVSSAEKDAAKSASDIENEYMSRVEDIGKKVKLFVDDYAVKEKFDLVLSANQVLYHSGTVADITGELVAKLDATKADEGDVKSSSAPSDIKSDVNGSLSEQGDSKKKSAKSKKK, encoded by the coding sequence ATGCGTAAGCTTCCTTTTTTATTCGTAGTTTCTTTGCTTTCTACTAACTTAGCGTTTGCCGATTTAAAGGTCGCGGTGGCCGATGTAAATGTCATCTTCGAAAGTTCCTCAGAAGCATCAGCACTTATGGAAGACATAAAGGCGAAGCAGCGTGCCGTCCGGGAAAAGTTTATTTCTACTAGGGCCGCAATAGAGGAAAGGTATAAAGGGCTTGAGAAACAGAAAGATGTCCTCTCAAAGGAGGCGTTTGATGAGAAGGCAAAGGCTCTTTCAGATGAGGTCTCTTCAGCTGAAAAAGATGCTGCCAAGAGTGCTTCCGATATTGAGAATGAATACATGTCCCGTGTGGAGGACATAGGAAAGAAAGTGAAGCTATTTGTCGATGACTATGCTGTCAAAGAGAAATTCGACCTGGTCTTGAGTGCAAATCAAGTGTTGTACCATTCTGGTACAGTTGCTGATATTACAGGTGAGCTTGTTGCGAAACTCGATGCGACGAAAGCTGATGAGGGCGATGTGAAGTCTAGTTCTGCACCTTCTGACATAAAATCTGATGTTAACGGCAGTCTCTCTGAGCAGGGTGACTCAAAAAAGAAGTCAGCTAAATCTAAGAAAAAGTAG
- the fabG gene encoding 3-oxoacyl-ACP reductase FabG: MDFGLRGKRILVTGASGGIGEALVRYLHTLGARLVISGTKEAKLHALNASIDGGAHVIVQDLSDSENVHLLIEGCKEKLGGLDGLVCNAGITDDKLSLRMGLDSWQKVINVNLTSSFILNKNAAALMMRQRYGRIVNISSVVAATGNPGQVNYCAAKAGIIGMSKSFAREFASKGVLVNCIAPGFIKTNMTDKLSEEQLAQVLPTIPMKRVGLPEELCGIVALLLSDMASYITGQTFHVNGGMLMV; this comes from the coding sequence ATGGATTTTGGTCTCCGGGGTAAGCGCATACTGGTTACTGGGGCATCTGGAGGTATAGGAGAAGCCTTGGTTAGGTATCTCCATACTTTGGGAGCCAGACTTGTTATTTCGGGTACTAAAGAGGCAAAATTGCACGCCCTGAATGCAAGTATTGACGGCGGAGCACATGTTATCGTCCAGGACCTTTCAGATTCGGAGAATGTGCACCTGCTTATAGAGGGCTGCAAGGAAAAACTAGGTGGTCTGGATGGATTAGTTTGTAATGCTGGAATTACGGATGATAAATTGTCCCTACGTATGGGGCTAGATTCGTGGCAGAAGGTTATCAATGTCAATTTGACGTCAAGTTTTATACTCAACAAGAATGCTGCAGCGCTAATGATGCGTCAAAGATATGGGAGAATAGTGAACATTTCCTCAGTCGTTGCGGCTACGGGTAACCCAGGTCAAGTGAACTATTGTGCGGCAAAAGCTGGAATCATAGGTATGTCAAAGAGTTTCGCTCGCGAGTTCGCATCTAAGGGGGTACTGGTGAATTGCATTGCACCTGGCTTCATAAAAACTAACATGACGGATAAGCTCAGCGAAGAGCAACTTGCGCAAGTGCTCCCAACTATTCCGATGAAGCGGGTTGGATTACCTGAAGAACTGTGTGGCATTGTCGCTCTTCTCCTTAGTGATATGGCAAGCTATATTACAGGTCAGACTTTCCACGTGAACGGTGGAATGTTGATGGTATAG
- the rnhA gene encoding ribonuclease HI — MEECVIYTDGACLGNPGPGGWAAVIIQRGADEKIISGREADSTNNRMELLAVIKALESFEQKGKRVTVYTDSTYVHRGITVWIKSWMKNKWRNSSGAAVKNKEMWVRLHAIAAEHTVRWLWVKAHNGDHYNEIVDKVARKEAASFMSCEPE; from the coding sequence ATGGAAGAATGCGTGATATACACCGATGGTGCATGTTTAGGTAATCCAGGTCCCGGTGGTTGGGCTGCCGTGATAATTCAGAGAGGTGCCGACGAAAAGATAATTTCCGGAAGAGAAGCGGATAGCACAAATAACAGGATGGAGTTGCTTGCCGTAATAAAAGCTCTGGAGTCGTTTGAGCAAAAAGGAAAAAGAGTCACTGTGTATACGGATAGTACTTATGTCCACAGAGGTATCACTGTTTGGATAAAGAGTTGGATGAAAAATAAGTGGCGTAACTCATCGGGAGCAGCCGTGAAAAACAAGGAAATGTGGGTCAGGCTACATGCAATTGCAGCCGAACATACTGTACGATGGTTGTGGGTCAAGGCTCATAACGGTGACCATTATAACGAGATTGTTGATAAGGTAGCGCGAAAAGAAGCTGCCTCTTTTATGAGTTGCGAACCTGAATAA
- a CDS encoding class I SAM-dependent methyltransferase, producing the protein MKRLFDTRAIIARRKRLARVDASHYYLLLEIYALLLEKISGNFNNVLNFGAHRGELLVSLKEFEALSFENIVHLDVCHEMLASVSGKKIVVEDDNFELGENNFDLVISGMFMHHVNDLVGAFSAIYRSLKVGGMCLISLFGPETLMELKQAIFNADDGNGFVPRVSPFIHIKDAGRLIQRVGFVLPVVTSEKVVVEYSSVDKLFTDIHATAQSSAIFGINYGMTTMGTLKRIITEYERLCPDGIKATFEVLALVAMKGA; encoded by the coding sequence TTGAAGCGTCTCTTCGATACAAGAGCTATAATTGCCCGTAGAAAGCGTCTCGCTAGGGTGGATGCCTCCCATTATTACCTTTTACTGGAGATATATGCACTCCTGCTTGAGAAGATAAGCGGTAACTTCAATAACGTGCTCAATTTTGGTGCCCACAGGGGAGAACTTCTTGTCAGTTTGAAAGAGTTTGAAGCTCTTTCTTTTGAAAATATCGTCCACCTGGACGTGTGTCACGAAATGCTAGCATCCGTATCTGGTAAGAAAATTGTCGTCGAAGATGACAACTTTGAACTTGGGGAAAATAATTTCGATCTTGTCATAAGTGGTATGTTTATGCATCATGTGAACGATTTGGTAGGCGCCTTTTCAGCTATATACAGGTCTTTGAAGGTTGGGGGTATGTGTCTTATTAGTCTTTTTGGTCCTGAGACATTGATGGAACTCAAACAAGCTATCTTTAATGCAGATGATGGTAATGGTTTTGTGCCTAGAGTTTCTCCTTTTATTCACATTAAGGATGCAGGAAGACTTATACAAAGAGTTGGGTTTGTGCTTCCTGTTGTGACGAGTGAAAAAGTAGTAGTCGAATACTCAAGCGTAGATAAGCTTTTCACTGACATACATGCTACTGCGCAAAGTAGTGCAATCTTCGGGATCAATTATGGTATGACCACCATGGGCACTCTCAAGAGAATCATAACGGAATATGAAAGACTTTGTCCTGATGGAATCAAAGCCACATTTGAAGTACTAGCGCTTGTCGCAATGAAAGGTGCCTGA
- the greA gene encoding transcription elongation factor GreA: MRKLPITREGYCKLQEELEKLVKVVKPSVIAAVAQARELGDLSENAEYHEARKEQSFVEGKIRELQLHLSEAEVIDVSQFTGERVKFGASVTLENMENESVLVYQIVGNLESDIKEGKISVSSPIGKAVMNKEVGEIVEIDLPSGKKTYKILGVEFR, from the coding sequence ATGAGAAAGTTACCTATCACTAGGGAGGGGTATTGTAAGCTTCAGGAAGAACTAGAGAAACTTGTCAAAGTGGTGAAGCCGTCAGTTATAGCTGCAGTTGCTCAGGCTAGAGAATTAGGTGATCTTTCTGAGAATGCTGAATACCATGAAGCCCGAAAGGAGCAAAGTTTCGTTGAAGGAAAAATAAGGGAATTGCAGTTACATCTTTCTGAAGCGGAAGTGATAGATGTTTCCCAGTTTACGGGCGAACGTGTGAAATTTGGTGCCTCCGTGACGCTAGAAAATATGGAAAATGAGAGTGTTTTGGTCTACCAAATTGTAGGTAACCTCGAGTCTGATATAAAGGAAGGAAAAATATCTGTGTCCTCACCAATAGGAAAGGCAGTAATGAATAAGGAGGTTGGTGAAATCGTGGAAATAGATCTCCCGAGTGGTAAGAAAACCTATAAAATCTTGGGTGTGGAATTTAGGTAA
- the lpdA gene encoding dihydrolipoyl dehydrogenase, whose product MSEKEFDVVVIGGGPAGYVCSIKAAQLGMRVACVEKRTSLGGTCLNEGCIPSKALLHSSYAYYSAKKHFDVLGVECSDVKLNLTKMMENKSRIVTELSQGIEFLFKKNKVTRFTGTGSIIDNGDTEKKSIIIDKTEIIHTKYVVLATGSEAAELPFIRCDEKSILSSRGALELDSVPKSMIIVGGGAIGLEMASIWSRLGTEVTLIEYANRIAATSDGEVSNYLLKSLTKQDIKFYLSSRITEIKKEKFLSATFEKDEKIESISAEKILVAVGRRPYSANIGVELEKNPSGFIKVDKNFQTSIPGIYAIGDVIPGVMLAHKAEEEGVAVAEILAGRTGHVGWIPSVIYTHPEVASVGKTEEELKAIGVKYKASKFPFAANSRAKTTNDTEGFVKMLVDEHDTILGVHIVGASASSLIAEAVLAMEYGASAEDIARTCHSHPDLNEAMKEAALGAFFKPIHS is encoded by the coding sequence ATGTCCGAGAAAGAGTTTGATGTAGTTGTCATAGGCGGTGGCCCTGCTGGATATGTGTGTAGTATAAAAGCGGCACAACTCGGTATGAGGGTTGCATGTGTAGAAAAACGCACTTCTCTCGGTGGGACTTGTTTGAACGAGGGATGTATCCCTTCTAAAGCGCTACTTCACTCGTCCTACGCTTACTACTCTGCTAAAAAGCACTTTGATGTTCTTGGTGTAGAATGCTCTGATGTAAAGTTGAACCTAACAAAAATGATGGAAAATAAATCCAGAATAGTGACGGAATTGTCCCAAGGCATCGAGTTTTTATTCAAGAAAAATAAGGTTACGCGGTTTACTGGAACGGGCAGCATAATAGACAATGGTGATACAGAGAAAAAATCCATCATTATTGACAAAACTGAGATCATACACACAAAGTATGTTGTTCTTGCAACTGGTTCCGAGGCGGCTGAGCTTCCATTTATAAGATGTGATGAGAAAAGCATCTTATCATCACGTGGAGCACTAGAACTGGACTCCGTGCCCAAAAGCATGATTATCGTTGGAGGAGGAGCAATAGGACTGGAAATGGCTTCCATTTGGTCAAGACTTGGCACTGAAGTCACCCTTATAGAATATGCGAACAGGATCGCAGCAACCTCAGATGGTGAAGTCAGCAACTATCTTCTGAAATCACTAACAAAACAAGATATCAAGTTCTATCTCTCCAGTAGGATTACGGAGATAAAAAAAGAAAAGTTTCTTTCTGCAACCTTTGAGAAAGATGAAAAAATAGAAAGTATATCAGCAGAAAAAATTCTAGTCGCCGTTGGCAGGCGTCCATACTCAGCCAATATCGGTGTTGAGCTAGAGAAGAACCCATCTGGTTTCATAAAGGTGGATAAGAATTTCCAAACCAGCATTCCTGGAATATATGCCATAGGGGATGTAATTCCAGGGGTAATGCTAGCCCACAAAGCCGAGGAAGAAGGGGTGGCTGTCGCGGAAATCCTAGCAGGTAGGACAGGCCACGTTGGATGGATTCCATCTGTGATATATACTCATCCAGAAGTTGCAAGTGTAGGGAAAACCGAAGAAGAATTGAAAGCCATAGGTGTAAAATACAAAGCCTCCAAATTTCCATTCGCAGCCAATAGTAGGGCTAAAACGACTAATGACACAGAAGGTTTTGTAAAGATGCTAGTAGATGAACACGACACCATACTTGGTGTGCACATAGTCGGAGCATCTGCCTCTTCACTTATCGCTGAAGCCGTCCTGGCAATGGAGTATGGTGCTTCAGCAGAGGATATCGCAAGGACCTGTCACTCCCACCCAGATCTAAACGAAGCAATGAAAGAAGCCGCCTTAGGAGCATTTTTCAAACCAATACACTCTTAA
- the typA gene encoding translational GTPase TypA — protein MNNKTLNIAVIAHVDHGKTTLTNNLLRQANVLDEVGMDRNPLEQKRGITMFSKVASVSYGDVKINLIDTPGHSDFGGEVERILSMVDSVMLLVDSAEGVMPQTKFVLSKALKVGLRPIVIINKVDRPDRRIEEVINEISDLFLALEADDEQLDFPVLYASGRDGWCVRDLNDQRESLVPLLETVIEYTPVRKYDREAPFSMLVTMLENDNFLGRILIGKIEQGSISVNALVKAINLNGELLENSRITKLQIFEGMVKKVVENAEAGEIIAIAGFADTSVTDTVCDPSVGIPINAIPIDPATISINISVNTSPFTGKEGNKLTSRMILARLLQEIKTNVSIKMEEKGEGQFEVMGRGELQLGVLIENMRKEGFELSVSRPKVVIKIDENGQKMEPIEELTIDMDEEYAGIVMETLNTKKGIMQSMENYPGGRVRLVYHIPARSLIGYHGKFFSDTRGSGILNKVFYGYAPYSGKIDSRSNGVLVSNGQGEAVAYALFNLQDRGIMFVKPQDPVYCGMIVGEHNRGNDLDVNVLKGKQLTNIRAAGSDEAVRLSPPLLMTLEEMMAYINDDELVEVTPLSLRLRKKVLDPNMRKKRNI, from the coding sequence ATGAATAACAAGACTCTAAACATAGCCGTAATTGCTCACGTGGATCACGGAAAAACAACGTTAACTAATAATCTGCTAAGGCAGGCAAATGTCTTGGATGAAGTCGGCATGGATAGGAATCCATTGGAACAGAAACGTGGTATTACAATGTTCTCAAAAGTTGCTTCCGTATCTTATGGGGATGTGAAAATCAATCTGATAGATACACCAGGACACTCAGATTTTGGAGGTGAGGTAGAGCGCATCCTGTCAATGGTGGACTCTGTTATGCTACTCGTTGATAGTGCGGAGGGTGTTATGCCGCAAACAAAGTTTGTCCTCTCAAAGGCGCTTAAGGTAGGATTGAGGCCTATAGTGATAATAAACAAAGTTGATCGTCCAGATAGGAGAATTGAAGAGGTCATCAATGAAATATCTGACCTTTTTCTCGCTCTGGAAGCGGATGATGAGCAACTAGATTTTCCGGTTTTGTATGCATCTGGCAGAGACGGTTGGTGTGTCCGTGATCTCAATGATCAGCGAGAAAGCCTCGTCCCACTGTTGGAAACAGTAATAGAGTACACCCCTGTCCGGAAATATGATAGAGAGGCACCTTTTTCAATGCTTGTTACGATGCTTGAAAATGACAATTTCCTTGGAAGGATTTTAATTGGCAAGATAGAGCAGGGTTCTATTTCAGTGAATGCACTCGTAAAGGCAATAAATTTGAATGGGGAATTGTTAGAGAATTCCCGCATAACTAAGTTGCAAATTTTTGAAGGCATGGTGAAGAAGGTTGTTGAAAACGCAGAAGCAGGCGAAATAATTGCTATTGCTGGTTTCGCAGATACATCGGTCACTGATACTGTATGTGATCCGTCCGTAGGTATACCAATTAATGCTATTCCAATTGATCCTGCTACCATCTCCATAAACATCTCTGTCAATACTTCTCCTTTCACTGGTAAAGAGGGAAATAAACTAACTTCTCGTATGATTTTGGCACGCCTCCTACAAGAGATAAAGACAAACGTTTCCATAAAAATGGAAGAAAAAGGAGAAGGGCAATTTGAAGTTATGGGACGTGGGGAATTACAGCTCGGTGTTCTAATCGAGAACATGAGAAAAGAGGGCTTTGAATTATCTGTTTCACGGCCAAAGGTAGTGATAAAAATCGACGAGAATGGTCAAAAAATGGAGCCGATCGAAGAGCTTACAATCGATATGGATGAAGAATACGCAGGGATAGTAATGGAGACCCTAAACACAAAGAAAGGGATCATGCAATCGATGGAAAACTATCCGGGAGGAAGGGTGAGGTTGGTATATCATATTCCTGCACGTTCGTTGATTGGATATCATGGTAAGTTCTTCTCAGATACGAGAGGAAGTGGTATACTGAATAAAGTATTTTATGGGTATGCACCATACTCTGGGAAAATAGATAGTAGATCTAATGGTGTTTTGGTATCGAATGGACAAGGTGAGGCTGTTGCTTATGCACTCTTCAATTTACAGGATAGGGGCATAATGTTTGTAAAACCACAGGATCCAGTCTACTGTGGAATGATAGTGGGTGAGCACAACAGAGGTAATGACCTTGATGTAAATGTCCTCAAGGGTAAGCAGCTAACCAATATTCGTGCTGCCGGTAGTGATGAGGCGGTTAGGCTTAGTCCACCCCTGCTGATGACGTTAGAAGAAATGATGGCTTATATTAACGATGATGAGCTTGTTGAAGTGACACCATTGTCTCTGAGGTTGCGTAAAAAGGTATTGGATCCCAATATGAGGAAAAAACGGAACATCTAA